TGTACCCGCCGACCTTGCTAAGATACGTGTCGGCTATAACCTCCACCGGATACCTGTACATCGTCCATATTCTTTAAACAATTACCATTTATAACTTTCGGTCAATTTAGCAATTAATCATTTACAATACTCTTTAATGCTCAGCTCATACTCAGCATATGGACTATTTCCGCTTGGCCGAGAAGTTTCTGAGGGAGATGCACGCGAAATACATGAAGAGGGTGAGCAGGCCGGGAAACACGCCTCGGCCGTGGTTTGACTTTTCCGAAGAAAGGCTTCTGAGCAGGCTGTTTGAAGAAATGGATGAGCTCAGGGAGGCTGTCGAAAAGGAAGACTGGGAAAACCTCAGGGATGAGCTTCTGGACGTAGCAAACTTTTGCATGTACCTTTGGGGGAAGCTGTCGGTTAAGAATATATACGATAAAGGCGAGGAGCAGTAATGCTCATCGCTGTCGAGGGCATTGACGGGGCGGGAAAAACAACCATTGCTGCTTACATTGCAGAACTGCTCAAAGAAAAGGGATACAAAGTCAAGGTGCTTAAAGAGCCGGGCGACAGCAAATTCGGGAAAAAAATAAAGAGTTCTGAGGAGAGACTCTCGCCCGAGGAGGAGCTTGAGCTTTTTTTGAAGGACAGGGAGATTGACGCGAGGGAGAACATACTTCCCGCATTGCAGAGCGGGTATGCTGTCGTCATGGACAGGTACTACTTCTCAAACATAGCTTATCAGTCAGCGAGGGGCATTGACGCAAGGCTGATCAGGGAAATGAACGAAAAAATTGCTCCTAAACCTGATTTAACGATACTTCTCGACGTAGAGCCGGAGATAGCGCTTGAGAGGGTCAGGAAGAGGGGCAAACTTTCACCTTTCGAGAAGCTGGATTATCTCAGAAAAGTTAGGAAATGCTTTCTTGAGAACGCAGACGAGACGACAGTCGTCGTCGATGCGTCAAAACCGCTCGAGGAAGTCAAAGAGGAGGTAAGGAAGGTGATTGAGAGCTTTTTAAACCTCAAGAAGAACTCTAATTAAGTCCTTGTCCCTCACGGTTCCTATGAGTCTGTTCTCCGAATCAAGGACGGGAATGTAGTCCAAATCGCTCCTGACCATTCTCTTCGCACACTTCGAAACGCTCGTTTGCGGGTAGACGAACTCCGGCTTCTTCATGAAGTTCTTGACGGGCTCCTTTGGTAGCTTGACAACACTAACCTCAAAGTATTTCACAGTGTAATCTCTAACCGAGTCCCAGCTCCAGCTATCATCCGTGTCGCTTGAGGAGGAGTAAGCCGTTTGCTCTATGAAGTCCTCTATAAGCGTTTCAGTCAGCATGATTTTCTCATCAATAACTCCCACGAGCTCGTCGTTGTCGTTGAGAATTCCAACGAATTCGGAATTTGAGAGCCTCATTATCTCTCCGACCACGTTCAGAGGTGTCTCCTCCCAGACGCAGACGATGTATGGTGTTATGTAGCTCTTAACCGGTTTTTCGATGTTCATTTCGGCAATCTTCTTGATTATGTCCCTCACCGTTATTATGCCAACAAGCTTGCCGTCCTTAACAACGGGAAGCCTTCTGAAAGGCGTCGAGGTGAGTATTTTCACAACCTCTTTGACGTCTGCATCAGCATCAACCGTTGTGGGATTTGGGGTCATCAGAAGGGCGAGCTGATTCTCCTCTATTTTCCTCAAAATGTCCTTTCTCGTGACAATCCCAACAAGCTCGGAGTTCTTCAAAACAGGTACGGCTGAAATTTCGTATTTTTTGAACAATTCGAGTACCTTGTCTCTCGTACTCGGAAGGGTCGCGTAAATTACATTCGAGTTCATAATATCTGCTGCCTTCATTGCATCTCGATAATTCGTTTGAGATAAATAGTTTTTCATGCCTCGGTTCATCAGGGAACAAAGTTATGGGGGCATCTAAATCCAACTCATCGTCAGGTTGATTTTACATCAGGTACTTCTCAACGAACTCCTCTGGAGTAAGAATTTCAAGTCCCTCGTATCTAATTCCCCTGTCCTTTGTTATCAGGACGGAGTCACTTAGAATTGCTGTCGAAACAACTATTGCATTGGGGAGCTTTAATCCTCTTACTCTCAACTTGGCAGCCATATTTGCAACCTCAACGTCCACACCTTTAACTGTAAATCTCTGGGTGATATGATTGACGAACTTCTCTGCCTCAACAATCTCGTCATTTCTGTAGAATCCAACAAGAACCTCCGCAACGACGATTGTGGAAACAGCGCCTCGATAATCCCATCATCGATGGCATCCAGAATTTTCTCGCAGTATTCGGCCTTCTTCTCTGTTTTTTACGGCGATGAAAACGTTTGTGTCGGGACAGACTCTTGGAGTCTCACTCACTCAATCACCCTCTTTGTCCCACTCATCTCTGAGCCTCCTCTGGAATTTTACACTTTTTTCTCCAACGGGCTTACCCGCCTTCAGAATGTCCTTCAGTCTTTCTCTGCTTACCTCGATGAAGACCTTTCCACTCTCAACTCTGAAAATAACTTTCACCGCTGGCAATGGTTGAGCTTACAAAAAAGCATCCCGTCAATTCTTTCCAGCTACTGTTATCAGAAAATCCTTGTAAATCAAAGCAAACAGCGGTCAAACATCACCTCTGCCAATCCACACCCTCTTAACCCAATCCACCCTGTCAAAGTCGGAATCCTCCGAGACTATCACACTCACCCCATGTCTCCTCATGCTCGAAAGATGCAGAGAGTCCGAGGGTTTGAGGTTGTATCCAAGCATGAACTCCTTCATGAGGTCGTAATCCTCAGCTTCAATCGGAACAACCCTGAGAAAGCTTAAAAGTCTGTCAAGATACTCAAACACCTCATCAAGCTCGATTTTATACTTTCTGTTGAGTATCCAGATAACCTCATCGATTGCGAGCATGTTAGTCACCAGGTCGTATTTTTCAATTTTTCTGAGAAGGTTTACGCAGTAATCAAAGATTTCGTCACTTTCAGAGTACTTCAGGTAAATCAGATAATTGGCATCCAGAAAAATTTTCATTCGAACTCATCCTCCAATGCAATTCTGTAAACCTCGCCCGCAACCTTCTTTCTGGTTTTTTTGACCCACTCAATGAAATCATCGATGTCCTGCTTTTCAATCACTATCTTCCCGCCCTCTTCATCCACAAGAAGGACATCATCTGGCTTTATTCCCAGCTTGTCCCTTATAACCTTTGGAATCACGACCTGCCCCTTCGCACCTACTTTAACCTTGAGTTTTACCATAGGTATGATTTGGGGATACTTTTGATAAAACTTTTGTCTTATATGTTGTCCACTTCATAAAACACTTTACAGGCTACCGGAAGCTAACACTGAATTTCAAGAAGCTTCCATTTTTTGCCCTTTTTGATTCTGGCTTTGATGAGATAATACTTCCTTTCAAAGACGTTTCTGCCAGATTTGCCTGAATATGGGTTTATTTGCTCGAATTTTGCCTTCTTGCTTATGTCTTTTACAGGATAAACAATATAGGGTTCTTTAGAGATTGCTTCCGCAAACTCTTTATCAGCTATTGCTTTAATTGCACTTTTTGGTGGCTCATTAATTTTCTCTATGCACTTGACGTAAAGCATCGAGTCACTAGAGCCGAGATACCTCAGCATACCAAAGTATTTGATTGCTATATCGATATCATCACAACCAATGAACAAGTTTACATCATCTGGGAAAAAGACATACTCTCTAACACCAAATGTTTTCTCGAAAGTTTCTAACTCCGTGGGATTCTTCTTTTTCTTCAGCCGCTTAATCAAAACCGAGTTAATTGCAATTTGTTCAGGCGGTAAAATTCGTATATCAGCATCCCGCACAGCATAAAAAACACGTTCACCTTCAGCAACATTACCAGTTGTTCTTATGGCTGTTGCTACCAATGATAGCTTTATCGCCGACGGAGACGGTAATGGGACACTTAAGGCGTACTGTGAAGAATAATCTGGTATGCGGTACGAAAAAAATGATGGGAAGTGTAATGTCAATTTTACCCATTGCATCCTTGTTCACCTTAAAATTCCATTTTGTAAGGTTTATTTTTAATTAGCTCTCCTATTTTCATTGCAAACTCTGCAATACCATTGAACTCAGCAACTTTTAAAGAATCGTCTATGTTCTCCACTATAGTTTTTACTTCATCAACATAGTTACTCTTAAGGGGCGAGATTATGGGAACAGGTATTGGCTTTGTCGAGTAAACTATTACACCGCTGAAATCTTCAACATGAGGCAATCGTGTGGTAGTCATTGCTCCTTCTGGGCGGGCAAACAGGAGCGGATACGCCTTCAATGCAAGCTGATATCTTCTTTCCCTTGCGTTATCGTTTGCATCATAGGTGTATTTATCCTGCTTTGCCTCATTCAGCCCAATTCTCCAAGGCTGAAAGACTGAAATGATTGCATAAACTCCAGATCTTGTTGGACGATGGTAAACCATCTGAGTTGAA
The nucleotide sequence above comes from Archaeoglobus fulgidus DSM 4304. Encoded proteins:
- a CDS encoding MazG-like family protein; translation: MDYFRLAEKFLREMHAKYMKRVSRPGNTPRPWFDFSEERLLSRLFEEMDELREAVEKEDWENLRDELLDVANFCMYLWGKLSVKNIYDKGEEQ
- the tmk gene encoding dTMP kinase — its product is MLIAVEGIDGAGKTTIAAYIAELLKEKGYKVKVLKEPGDSKFGKKIKSSEERLSPEEELELFLKDREIDARENILPALQSGYAVVMDRYYFSNIAYQSARGIDARLIREMNEKIAPKPDLTILLDVEPEIALERVRKRGKLSPFEKLDYLRKVRKCFLENADETTVVVDASKPLEEVKEEVRKVIESFLNLKKNSN
- a CDS encoding CBS domain-containing protein; translated protein: MKAADIMNSNVIYATLPSTRDKVLELFKKYEISAVPVLKNSELVGIVTRKDILRKIEENQLALLMTPNPTTVDADADVKEVVKILTSTPFRRLPVVKDGKLVGIITVRDIIKKIAEMNIEKPVKSYITPYIVCVWEETPLNVVGEIMRLSNSEFVGILNDNDELVGVIDEKIMLTETLIEDFIEQTAYSSSSDTDDSWSWDSVRDYTVKYFEVSVVKLPKEPVKNFMKKPEFVYPQTSVSKCAKRMVRSDLDYIPVLDSENRLIGTVRDKDLIRVLLEV
- a CDS encoding type II toxin-antitoxin system VapC family toxin, which gives rise to MKIFLDANYLIYLKYSESDEIFDYCVNLLRKIEKYDLVTNMLAIDEVIWILNRKYKIELDEVFEYLDRLLSFLRVVPIEAEDYDLMKEFMLGYNLKPSDSLHLSSMRRHGVSVIVSEDSDFDRVDWVKRVWIGRGDV
- a CDS encoding AbrB/MazE/SpoVT family DNA-binding domain-containing protein — encoded protein: MVKLKVKVGAKGQVVIPKVIRDKLGIKPDDVLLVDEEGGKIVIEKQDIDDFIEWVKKTRKKVAGEVYRIALEDEFE
- the cas5 gene encoding CRISPR-associated protein Cas5: MQWVKLTLHFPSFFSYRIPDYSSQYALSVPLPSPSAIKLSLVATAIRTTGNVAEGERVFYAVRDADIRILPPEQIAINSVLIKRLKKKKNPTELETFEKTFGVREYVFFPDDVNLFIGCDDIDIAIKYFGMLRYLGSSDSMLYVKCIEKINEPPKSAIKAIADKEFAEAISKEPYIVYPVKDISKKAKFEQINPYSGKSGRNVFERKYYLIKARIKKGKKWKLLEIQC